The proteins below come from a single Eucalyptus grandis isolate ANBG69807.140 chromosome 3, ASM1654582v1, whole genome shotgun sequence genomic window:
- the LOC104436685 gene encoding NADPH-dependent oxidoreductase 2-alkenal reductase, translating into MEVMNKYWTIKTHIEDAPKEDDFYLKTSTLALSLGPGSKEMIVKNLYVSIDPYQLNRMKSSSSSQKTGGFAVGITPGQEIEAFGVARVVASENPEYEKGDLVVGVVTWAEYSKIGSNGMIRKLDPMGFPLSYHVGILAFSGLTAYAGFFEICKPKRGEKVFVSAALGSVGNLVGQYAKLHGCYVVGCAGSKQKVELLKEKLGFDEAFNYREENDLNSTLKRYFPDGIDVYFDNVGAEMQEAAVANMNAFGRVAVCGVISEYTDSGKKAAPDMLDVIYKRIKIQGFLAGDHIGLFQDFISTTSDHLRSGKLCALEDISDGLDSIPFAFAGLFRGDNIGKKIVKIAEE; encoded by the exons ATGGAAGTGATGAACAAATACTGGACCATAAAGACCCATATAGAGGACGCACCCAAGGAAGATGACTTCTACCTCAAGACTTCGACTTTGGCTCTGTCGCTCGGCCCAGGCTCGAAGGAGATGATCGTGAAGAACCTGTACGTGTCCATCGACCCTTACCAGTTGAACCGGATGAAGAGTTCCAGTTCGTCACAGAAGACCGGTGGTTTTGCCGTGGGAATCACTCCTGGCCAG GAAATTGAAGCTTTTGGTGTGGCAAGAGTTGTGGCCTCAGAGAACCCTGAATATGAGAAGGGCGATTTGGTTGTGGGAGTTGTTACTTGGGCAGAGTATAGCAAGATAGGAAGCAACGGAATGATCAGGAAGCTTGATCCAATGGGGTTTCCTCTGTCTTACCATGTTGGGATATTGG CATTTAGTGGGCTCACAGCCTATGCCGGGTTCTTCGAGATATGCAAGCCGAAGCGTGGTGAGAAGGTTTTTGTATCGGCGGCATTGGGGTCAGTCGGGAACTTGGTTGGACAGTACGCGAAGTTGCACGGGTGCTACGTCGTCGGTTGTGCAGGAAGCAAGCAAAAG GTAGAACTGCTCAAGGAAAAACTAGGTTTTGATGAGGCCTTCAACTATAGGGAGGAAAATGATTTGAACTCAACTCTGAAAAG GTATTTTCCTGATGGGATCGATGTATACTTTGACAACGTAGGCGCCGAGATGCAAGAAGCTGCGGTCGCTAACATGAATGCCTTTGGCAGAGTTGCCGTGTGTGGAGTAATATCCGAGTATACAGATTCCGGGAAAAAAGCGGCGCCCGACATGTTAGATGTCATTTACAAGAGAATAAAGATCCAGGGCTTTTTAGCCGGCGATCACATTGGCCTTTTCCAGGATTTCATCTCAACCACCAGCGACCATCTCCGCAGTGGCAAGTTGTGCGCACTCGAGGACATCTCAGATGGCCTGGACAGCATTCCCTTTGCTTTCGCAGGGCTGTTCCGCGGCGACAACATCGGGAAGAAAATTGTTAAGATTGCAGAAGAATGA